The Prochlorococcus marinus XMU1412 genome includes the window CCATTCATTCTGTGAAAAAAGTATTTCAATAATCTTCCTGTAAGATTCTCCTTTATTGTTTTTAAGATTTAAAATTGGTTTATAAATAAGGTCTTCTTGTTTTGTAAATATATTATTTATTTTTAAAAAACCATATAAAAAGTCATGTTTATTATCTGGATTTGACTCAATATCAAAAATGTAAAATCCCGAACATATTTTTTCTAGTAGATAGTTATTAACATTTTCATTGGAAATGCAATATGGTTTCCCAGAGATATAAGCTTGTGCTTGCTTTATAAATATGGAAGCTTTTTCATACTTTTGATGGTTGAATTTAGATAATTTCTCTCCAAGTTGTTTTTCGCTATACGAAGCTAATGTTTTGGTATCAGATATACCATTTGTTATAAGTAATGAGGCCGTTTTGGATCCTATTCCATCTATATCTGTTAGATATCCATTTTCGTTTGCTTCTTTGTCACAAAATTTTTGCCATGAACAAATAGTACATTTTTTTCTATCTTGAGTTATTTCTGGCATAAATCCCTCTAAGCATTCATTCAAACTTAATAAAACATTCAAAACTTTTTTTCTTAATTTTTTATTTAAATAAATTTCTTCAATATTAGCTTTTTCATCAAAACTTGAAATTACTAATCCTTTCTCAATTTTAGATTCTTGAAAAGATTCCAACAGCATAGAACTAAAAGCTAAGTCGAATAAATGTTCTTTAGTGGTTTTGTGGCCTAACTTATAAACAACAGGTATATATTTATATTGTCCCCATTTACTTTTACCTTTAGTCTTTACAAGTAATTGTGGACGTATCTCTGCATTAATATTTTGTAAAAGATTCCCTTTGATTTTTAATCCAATTACCCCTTGATAACCATTTTCACAGGCTTTTAATCCTGTATATATTTCACCATTACAAAATTCAGAGAAAATTTGAAACTGATTAATTTTATCTATAGCTTTATGGGGAGACCAAACTTCATAAGATTTTTTTCCCTTAAAATCTAGCCATGCTTTTCTTTTGCATCTTGTAAAACTTTTTAAATGAAGAGAATTCAAATTATTTTTTAAGGGCGGTTTTAAAATTTACTCATATAAATTAGTATAGATAATTAAAAGAAATCAAGGAAATTTTAAATTTGACAGCTGATAAATTAAATAATATAAAATTTGGAACTGATGGGTGGAGAGGAATTATTGGATTTGATTTTAATTTATCTAATCTTTCAAGAGTTGCTGTTGCTGCATGCCAGGAGTTGCATTATCAATACTATAAAGAAGTTAATTCAAAGAAAATTATTATTGGATATGATCGTAGATTTATGGCTTGTGAATTTGCTAAGCAAATAGTACCTTTTGTAAGAGGATGTGGTTTTGAACCGATCTTATCTAATAGCTTTGTTACAACACCTTCTTGTAGTTTCTATGCCAAAGAAGCCGGTTGTCTTGGGGCGTTAGTAATTACAGCAAGTCATAATCCATATAATTGGCTAGGTCTTAAAATAAAAAGCTTTAATGGATGTTCAGTTGACGAATCTTTTACAAGTGAAATTGAAAAAAGATTAATGCTTGGAAATTCAATTGAAAAAATAGATGGTGTTAATCAATTGGTAGATATTAAGAAATTTCATTTAGAGCGAATTAAATCCCTTTTTGATATTGAATTTATATCCAATAGATTGAAAAAAATGAAATTGAGAATTTTTGTAGATTCTATGCATGGTTCAGCTGCAAATTGTATGGCTGAGATTTTTGCTTCTAATGATTTAGAAGTTATTTCAGAAATTAGGAAAAATGCTGATCCTTTTTTTGGAGGAAAACCTCCTGAACCTCTTTTAAATTATGTAGATGAACTAAATCAAATACTAATAAAAAATTCAACCAATGAAGTGAGAACTCTAGGAATTATATTTGATGGTGATGGTGACAGAATTGCGGCAATTGATGAAAAAGGAAGGTACACTAGTACTCAAGATTTACTACCATACTTTATTAGCTATTTGGGGAAAATTAAAAATAATTCTTATCCAGTTTTAAAGACTGTTAGTGGTTCAGATATTATTAAAAATATATCAGAGAGTCAAAATAGAGATGTTTTTGAACTTCCAGTTGGCTTTAAATATATTGCTGAAAAAATGATTAAAGAGAAAATATTTATTGGAGGAGAAGAATCTGGTGGAGTAGGTTTTGGTGACTTCATGCCTGA containing:
- a CDS encoding TM0106 family RecB-like putative nuclease, with the protein product MNSLHLKSFTRCKRKAWLDFKGKKSYEVWSPHKAIDKINQFQIFSEFCNGEIYTGLKACENGYQGVIGLKIKGNLLQNINAEIRPQLLVKTKGKSKWGQYKYIPVVYKLGHKTTKEHLFDLAFSSMLLESFQESKIEKGLVISSFDEKANIEEIYLNKKLRKKVLNVLLSLNECLEGFMPEITQDRKKCTICSWQKFCDKEANENGYLTDIDGIGSKTASLLITNGISDTKTLASYSEKQLGEKLSKFNHQKYEKASIFIKQAQAYISGKPYCISNENVNNYLLEKICSGFYIFDIESNPDNKHDFLYGFLKINNIFTKQEDLIYKPILNLKNNKGESYRKIIEILFSQNEWPVLHYGETEKIAIINVAKNLNFSFEEIDSLASRFIDLHTLIRKSWILPLKNYGLKTVSNWLGFEWMQKNVSGSKALYWWIQYQITGNEIFLKKIIQYNKDDCLATLKIAEYLIKNQLKKN
- a CDS encoding phosphoglucomutase/phosphomannomutase family protein; protein product: MTADKLNNIKFGTDGWRGIIGFDFNLSNLSRVAVAACQELHYQYYKEVNSKKIIIGYDRRFMACEFAKQIVPFVRGCGFEPILSNSFVTTPSCSFYAKEAGCLGALVITASHNPYNWLGLKIKSFNGCSVDESFTSEIEKRLMLGNSIEKIDGVNQLVDIKKFHLERIKSLFDIEFISNRLKKMKLRIFVDSMHGSAANCMAEIFASNDLEVISEIRKNADPFFGGKPPEPLLNYVDELNQILIKNSTNEVRTLGIIFDGDGDRIAAIDEKGRYTSTQDLLPYFISYLGKIKNNSYPVLKTVSGSDIIKNISESQNRDVFELPVGFKYIAEKMIKEKIFIGGEESGGVGFGDFMPERDALYAAMVLLNGIAEKSQYLYETLDEIQKDFGPSFYKRIDIKFPNQSEKNNVKEFIIDNIPKNINNHKLKSITKIDGIKLRIDKNFWLLFRFSGTEPLLRLYCEAPKESYLDELLEWGQLFINFSGK